Below is a genomic region from Rana temporaria chromosome 3, aRanTem1.1, whole genome shotgun sequence.
ATGGGTTCGTTTTAGGGCTGGTTCACTGCATTTTTATTCTGTATTAAAAACGCATGGATTCCAAAggccctagttcacaccagtgcagtgtgtgttccagtgcagtcaacaaaagtaaTCTGGAACATGGCAAAACGCAAAGCTAAGCATATGTCCTCGGTTGATATAAAGAAAAGGTGTGGGGGAGTACTGGAACACATCAAAAATGCGCATACTGGAAAGCGGACATTGCGATGGGAACTGGTCCTTGATCTTTTGCTGGGTGCTTGTGGATGAACTACTTTGAACTTTAAAAATTCTTTGGTACAATATAATGTAAAATGTGATGTTTTTGGTCTTTCATCATTTAACTACATTTCACATTTGTGCACATCTAATATTCTCAGCAGAGCATCAAACCGTTTTGTTAAACCCTAGTGAAAAAAATGATCATGGATATATATTTTGAGTAATCGATTGTTTTTAGAGCTTTTATATCACTTTGCAGTTCTATGCATTTAAAGTGcagttaaaacaaacaaaaaaaaatcttcccccTTCAAGGCAATGtcctaatgtgctagtatgcatactagcacattatgagagacttGGCTAATAACGAAGGCCTCCAGCGGCACGATGTCACCACTAACGGGGCTtctatcttcacccggtcttctgaGTTTGTGATCTCCAGCTACATGAGTGGCCGGGGGTGTGATGTTGTCCCTCCTGCGCATGTGCGTGGGAGCCGCTGTTTGCAGCAcaggctctgaaggtccagcatgATGTGCCAGAACTTCAGAGCACATGCAATAGCgacgtcactggctgcgtgcAGTAGGAATATCtttctaaacctgcacagtttaggagatattcacagtacccatAGGTAAGCCTgatttataggcttacctgtaggtacaagtggtaaaACGGAGTTTgctaccacttcaatacaggtgaGTAGCAACCCGTGTTTAGGAATTTGTTCCTTTTCACTGCATACTTCATCAAAAAAATACATCTTAAAAGGAAGTTTCTGGTTTGAAAAGAGTGTGGGTCTAATTTTCActttgctataatttttttttcctccaacaaAACCAGTAGCAGACATTGGCACAGCATGCCATTTTTGTAAAGCTGTTCTACACATACCTGGTTCAGACCTATGCATTTTGTAGcatgttttcagttttgcagaaatgcattagtccatttaacatggtttcctatgggatgtagttcacatctgtgcattttatggaaagggccagggactttctagtttttggttccatagacttcaatggatgaaaaatgcacctggaatatgcaaactgcataggtgtgactcAGGTCTAAAGCAGAAGCACATGTAGTAGGTGCTGATGACTCGGAGGTAAATGCAAGATTTTAGCATAAGAATTGCAAGCATCCATATCAAAAGGTATTTGAGTCCTCGGCCACTCATTTTTAAGTTTCAATACCTGTATGCCCAGTAGTAAGGGCAGAATTTGCTCATTGCCATTCCTTAACAAATATACTTTGtaagtcgattaaaaaaaagatacctaatgcacacagtgctacAGGAGACTGGGGCAATCTAttgatttaaagcagtattaaaccaaaggcaaacttttattatattgcagcttaccaattcttagatgtgatggctgcattcattttctcttttttagtCTTTctgctattttcatctggtgacctagccagtaagtctgtttttttttcaagcagaAAAGCTCTCTTGCAGTTAGAGGGGTGACACAGACCATTTAACACTGTCAGGGGTGCAAGTGATCggcatttatttatgtaaaatctttttcCCAATAGGGAAAAACAATTTTCTGTAACTGAATATAAATGTATTAGCTGGAATTCAGCTTAAATTTGttactgtatttaaatctgctagtacttcTAACGCGCCCATGCTCTGGATAGTGTTTGGGGTGAAAGCTGTAGTTTGATGGCATTGTTTATCCTATTCTAGATATCATGAGAGCCAGGATTCTGACCATGATTGGCATACCCATAATAATTTTGAAGCTGATGAAGTTCAACGTGATCCAAGGGCTTTTTCGGATGGAAGTGATGAGGAAGAGGTTCAGGTGGATCCTCGCAAATATCTAGATGGAGATCGAGAAAAATATCTGGAAGATCCTGCATTTGATCATTACTTCTCTGCTGAGCCTTCTTGGCAGTACCCAAATCACCACGAGAATAAATATTGTGATCTTGAGTGCAGCCATACATGTAACTACAAAATGAGGTCCTCATCTTACCTAGATAACTTGGTGTGGAGGGAGAGTGAGGTCAACCATTATTATGAGCCAAAACTTATTATCAATCTTTCCAACTGGAAGGAGCAAAATAAAGAGAAGCTAGATAAGAAGGGGAAATCAAAATGTGAAAAGAATGGTTTAGTGAAGGCTCAGATAGCCCTTGAAGAAGCATCACAGCAGCTAgttgaaaaaagggaaaaacgcaAGGAGTTTGACTTTGATTCTTTCATAGCAGGTACTATTCAGCTTAGTCTGCAAGATGATTCTTCCAGTGTTGACAAGCTCAATGACTTGAATAGCTCGGTAATACAAATTGAATACAAGTCCTTAATATCGAAGTCTGTAGGCCTGGAAAAACAAGAGAAAGGCATGGTCAACCTAGCACAGTTGGGTGTGCGAAACCAAAATTCTTGGGACAGTCAAATCGTAACTGGTGAAGACTGCTTCCTCCTAAAAGATCAGTTTTGTTGTGAAGTAAGGAAAGATGATCACAATCAGAAGGAAATCACTTACACAGGTTACCTAGACAACTTGTTCAGTAGAAAGGAAGAGCCAGAAGTGTCAGACCCCGAGCCAgcagaagaagaaggaaaagatAGCCGCAAGGAAAATGAGGAAGGCTTACCAAATTTTAGTGATGACATTCTCCTTAGTAAGCAGCTGGATTGTATAGGGATTCCCCAATTCCACAATCCTGTTGGCTCACCCCTCAAATCAATACAAGCCACATTGACGCCTTCTGCAATGACATCCTCTCCTCAAACCCCCCACAAAGCCTACAGCAGCATTCTAAAACATTTAAACTAAAACACTTtttgatttatttaatttttttttatttacactttttttttttttttttgtcttttcataCTTGAATTGTATTTTAGTATGTATTTAAATTTAGTTGTGTTTATCATTGTTTTTACAATTACAAACTACTTTCTACATATTCATTTTAAACTGGCATGACATTTGCAcacaaggattaaaaaaaaaagaaaaaaaaaaagatgcaatgtAGGGTGGAGACAGGAAATATGCACTAACTgaagaaaaacctaaaaatctgtTATGTTTCTAAATATTATCTTGCCTTGATGTTAACACAGTGAGACATTACTTACCTTCATGGAGATGtcagttttatatttattttctaagctaggtctttgtgttttttagcttttcttctttttttttttttttttttttttttttttcatatccatTTCTTGAAACACATGATACCAGCAGCAACTGAATGCCAGATTTTGGTACGCATGTGTTATCTACCTCAAGGTAACAACAGTTTGTGGCTGTATATTTGCCACCGATAGTGCTATCCATCACGCACCTCTTTTAAGCCAGCATTATTGTAGTAGCTATTCTTGAAATGAGAAAATTGCagaaatatttataaatgtttttgacTGCATCCTATGTAATGAAGTGTTTTTAATatgcagtatttttatttattaaattcacAACGCGTGTCAATATGGCACCTCAGAATGGCTTAGATTGGCAAATGGACATCTTGGCATCTAGCTGTCAAAATACAAGCATGCCATTATTATTCAGGCAGGTGTTAAAGAATTAGTTAAGTAAGACATTGGGAAGAGC
It encodes:
- the MAPK6 gene encoding mitogen-activated protein kinase 6 produces the protein MAEKFESLMNIHGFDLGSRYMDLKPLGYGGNGLVFSAVDNDCDKRVAVKKIVLTDPQSVKHALREIKIIRRLDHENIVKVFEILGPNGSCMTEDVSSLTELNCVHIVQEYMETDLAKLLEQGQLREEHARLFMYQLLRGLKYIHSANVLHRDLKPANLFINTEDLVVRIGDFGLARIMDPHYSHKGHLSEGLVTKWYRSPRLLLSPNNYTKAIDMWAAGCIFAEMLTGKTLFAGAHELEQMQLILESIPVVHEEDKQELLNVIPIFIKNDMTAPHTPLTQLLPGISPEALDFLEQILTFSPMDRLTAEEALSHPYMSIYSFPLDEPVSHHPFHIEDEVDDILLMDDNHSHVYNWERYHESQDSDHDWHTHNNFEADEVQRDPRAFSDGSDEEEVQVDPRKYLDGDREKYLEDPAFDHYFSAEPSWQYPNHHENKYCDLECSHTCNYKMRSSSYLDNLVWRESEVNHYYEPKLIINLSNWKEQNKEKLDKKGKSKCEKNGLVKAQIALEEASQQLVEKREKRKEFDFDSFIAGTIQLSLQDDSSSVDKLNDLNSSVIQIEYKSLISKSVGLEKQEKGMVNLAQLGVRNQNSWDSQIVTGEDCFLLKDQFCCEVRKDDHNQKEITYTGYLDNLFSRKEEPEVSDPEPAEEEGKDSRKENEEGLPNFSDDILLSKQLDCIGIPQFHNPVGSPLKSIQATLTPSAMTSSPQTPHKAYSSILKHLN